The Streptococcus pantholopis genome has a segment encoding these proteins:
- a CDS encoding amino acid ABC transporter permease, whose product MVSYNPVYVLDFLPQIIAALPLTLWIMLLTVGGGSLLGLVLTWAELSGDKSLSAIARGYIFILRCTPPIVLLFMVFYGLPEFLNWWLGLNVNGWPRGVFVILAMTLLFAASISQVFKSAYTGVPKGQLEAGLSIGLTDFQAFRRIILPQAFRLALPNMTTAILNLLKDTALAYTIGLADVMGTANLLLGRSLGNYSLEIYTAAALIYWGLALMLSIGSQFLEQYLDTAKR is encoded by the coding sequence ATGGTTTCTTATAATCCTGTATATGTCTTAGATTTTCTTCCGCAAATTATAGCAGCGCTTCCTCTGACTTTATGGATTATGCTGCTAACAGTCGGCGGAGGAAGTTTGCTTGGGCTTGTTTTGACTTGGGCAGAACTGTCCGGCGATAAAAGTCTGTCTGCCATAGCCAGAGGCTATATCTTTATTCTGCGTTGCACCCCGCCCATTGTTTTGCTGTTTATGGTTTTTTATGGTCTGCCGGAATTTTTGAATTGGTGGCTGGGTCTCAATGTTAATGGCTGGCCGAGAGGCGTCTTTGTCATTTTAGCCATGACGCTTTTGTTTGCAGCAAGTATTTCTCAGGTTTTTAAATCAGCTTATACAGGTGTGCCTAAAGGGCAGCTGGAAGCAGGACTGAGCATCGGTTTGACAGATTTTCAGGCTTTTAGACGGATTATACTGCCGCAGGCCTTCCGGCTGGCACTGCCCAATATGACAACAGCTATTCTGAATTTACTGAAAGACACTGCTCTGGCCTACACTATCGGTCTGGCTGATGTTATGGGGACTGCCAATCTTTTGTTGGGACGGAGTCTTGGTAATTATTCTTTAGAAATATACACCGCAGCTGCCCTCATTTATTGGGGCTTAGCCCTGATGCTGTCAATAGGCAGTCAGTTTTTGGAGCAGTACTTAGATACAGCTAAACGGTAG
- a CDS encoding amino acid ABC transporter permease codes for MDFSYIYETFIKALAGIPVTLGIMAVSLLLSFLPALFLALGRIHKLKGVTAFSVVYLAFIRATPPILLILFFYSLFPSLLNTVLHSVGINIFELNPIYYAFIIFSIMATGSLSEIIRSSILAVDRGQLEAAQAIGLTDKQAYLRIIFPQALPLALPNLSNLVINLVKGTSLVFVMTVRDITAIARVEAAYGYQYFESYFVIFIIYLIICGLIQYLFRVFEKRFRAV; via the coding sequence ATGGATTTTAGTTATATTTACGAAACATTTATTAAAGCTTTGGCCGGTATTCCTGTTACCTTAGGGATTATGGCAGTATCTCTGCTGTTAAGCTTTCTGCCGGCTCTTTTTCTTGCTTTAGGGCGTATTCACAAATTAAAAGGTGTCACAGCTTTTTCAGTGGTCTACTTGGCCTTTATCAGGGCGACACCGCCTATTTTGCTGATTCTTTTCTTTTACAGCCTTTTTCCCAGCCTTTTAAATACGGTGCTGCACTCAGTTGGGATAAATATTTTTGAACTCAATCCGATTTACTATGCGTTTATTATCTTTAGTATTATGGCTACAGGATCGCTTTCGGAAATTATTCGTTCAAGCATTCTTGCAGTTGACAGAGGACAGCTGGAAGCGGCACAGGCTATTGGGCTGACTGACAAGCAAGCTTATCTCAGGATTATTTTTCCGCAGGCCTTGCCGCTTGCACTGCCTAACCTCAGCAATTTGGTTATCAATCTGGTCAAGGGCACTTCTCTGGTTTTTGTCATGACAGTCAGAGATATCACAGCTATTGCCAGAGTAGAAGCAGCTTACGGTTACCAATATTTTGAATCCTATTTTGTTATTTTTATTATCTATCTTATTATTTGCGGTTTGATACAGTATCTCTTTCGAGTATTTGAAAAACGGTTCCGCGCTGTTTAG
- a CDS encoding uroporphyrinogen decarboxylase family protein yields the protein MTNKKEWVLNAFSGQTAEQVPVGFWHHFTTETEWTEGLNNPEIYQKNLAGHRQFLADVQPDFIKLMSDGFFDYPNEAFKAGLKDFKDLKEIKPLPTNHPWFSQQVQLIKEIKASFSEDIVTLYNIFAPATHLKWKLAKHVSQGDSLFADFLEEAPDVLKLVLDVIAQDLAKLVTKVIKEAEADGIYLSVQNIQDKRVSPNDYIELVKPSEYQVLEVANQAGGVNILHICGYEGATNDLEIYRDYPAQVFNWAVTSENISLSEGRRLFGGKTVLGGFNNTKEGLLYNGSKEEIQAAVKDLLNQAGRQGTLIGADCTVPSDIDSKRIWWVKEAAKAELN from the coding sequence ATGACAAATAAAAAAGAATGGGTCCTAAATGCTTTTTCAGGTCAAACTGCTGAGCAAGTCCCTGTCGGTTTTTGGCATCATTTTACAACCGAAACGGAGTGGACAGAAGGTTTAAATAACCCAGAAATTTATCAGAAAAATTTAGCAGGCCACCGTCAGTTCCTAGCAGATGTTCAACCGGATTTTATTAAGTTAATGAGCGATGGTTTCTTTGATTATCCTAATGAAGCTTTTAAGGCAGGACTAAAAGATTTTAAAGACTTGAAAGAAATAAAACCGCTGCCTACTAACCATCCTTGGTTCAGTCAGCAGGTTCAGCTGATAAAGGAGATTAAAGCGAGTTTCTCTGAGGATATTGTAACACTCTATAATATTTTTGCACCGGCTACACATCTTAAATGGAAATTGGCAAAACATGTCAGTCAGGGAGACAGTCTTTTTGCCGATTTTCTCGAAGAAGCTCCTGATGTCCTCAAGCTGGTTCTTGATGTTATAGCTCAGGATTTGGCTAAATTAGTGACAAAGGTTATTAAAGAGGCAGAAGCAGACGGTATATACCTCAGTGTTCAAAATATTCAGGACAAGCGGGTTAGTCCTAATGATTATATAGAACTTGTGAAACCCAGTGAATATCAAGTTTTAGAAGTTGCCAATCAGGCTGGCGGGGTCAATATTTTACATATTTGCGGCTATGAAGGAGCGACTAATGATTTAGAAATTTATCGGGATTATCCAGCTCAAGTCTTCAATTGGGCGGTCACTTCTGAAAATATCAGTTTATCTGAAGGGCGCCGGCTCTTTGGTGGTAAAACAGTGCTCGGCGGTTTTAATAATACAAAAGAAGGTTTACTTTATAACGGCAGCAAAGAGGAGATTCAGGCTGCTGTAAAAGATCTTTTAAATCAAGCAGGCCGTCAGGGGACTCTTATTGGTGCTGATTGTACAGTTCCCAGCGATATTGACTCCAAGCGTATTTGGTGGGTCAAGGAGGCTGCAAAAGCAGAACTGAATTAA
- a CDS encoding transporter substrate-binding domain-containing protein encodes MNKKRWFIFGGVVVAILLITIVGRQLAGQSGGSQGADGEVITLQVAHTQSYAPYDFVNDDGESDGFEVAVLKAVDEKLDKYQFDYTPTSDEDLLIGLESGKYDIGTKGAWYTEERAEKFIIPEEPIGASIIGFTIRKEDENTITDIDSFADSKGKLVPISPQNAQYNVIQDYNKTAKNPIGLTEAESFTVADAYAWVLEGRYDAYFDIKLSFEEAVTSEDGAYHQYADRLSWFAYKGIETYPLLHKNKTNEAFATAYDQALKELQDDGTLSKLSQKYFGEDVFSYVSD; translated from the coding sequence ATGAATAAGAAAAGATGGTTTATTTTTGGTGGTGTAGTAGTTGCTATACTGTTGATAACGATTGTCGGCCGTCAGTTAGCCGGTCAGTCAGGAGGAAGTCAGGGGGCTGATGGTGAAGTAATAACACTTCAGGTTGCTCATACACAAAGCTATGCTCCCTATGATTTTGTTAATGATGATGGCGAAAGTGATGGCTTTGAAGTCGCAGTTCTTAAAGCTGTTGATGAAAAACTGGATAAATATCAGTTTGACTACACACCCACAAGTGATGAAGACCTGTTAATCGGTCTTGAATCCGGTAAATATGATATTGGAACCAAGGGTGCTTGGTATACTGAGGAGAGAGCTGAAAAATTTATTATTCCTGAAGAACCAATCGGTGCCAGCATTATTGGCTTTACTATCCGTAAAGAGGACGAAAATACCATCACTGATATTGATTCCTTTGCGGATTCTAAGGGGAAATTAGTTCCTATTTCTCCGCAAAACGCCCAATACAATGTCATTCAGGACTACAATAAAACAGCTAAGAACCCAATAGGTCTGACAGAAGCTGAAAGCTTTACAGTAGCGGACGCTTATGCCTGGGTATTGGAAGGACGCTATGATGCCTATTTTGACATCAAACTCTCTTTTGAAGAAGCTGTTACTTCTGAAGATGGGGCCTATCACCAATATGCCGATCGTTTGAGCTGGTTTGCTTACAAAGGCATTGAAACTTATCCCTTACTCCACAAAAATAAGACCAATGAAGCTTTTGCAACAGCCTATGATCAGGCTCTGAAAGAACTTCAAGATGATGGAACACTGAGTAAACTGTCGCAGAAATACTTTGGTGAAGATGTCTTTTCCTATGTCAGTGATTAG
- a CDS encoding GEVED domain-containing protein, whose protein sequence is MKLGKSQSFNLSRTKQRFSIRKTHFGAASVLLGMFLFLAAPQTAVSADEVSDTSQDAAASVVSDGVLQEESADGQEQFSALPEESALPIPENTAAADADSSQTVSEAVPDSAAAEINSADAGQTASSAAPEELGAVAGDNLTQAAADDSATDIDSEVFSLSDLQNTSAVSPAMLTANLQQVAAAVPASEFAPINGIYATRSAAVAAAYQDSAAQLRDVLFFPDWSGATNLDADGNLQVGTTLTVSPAPGYEITITVTNLQPFNSTQEYYNRLVAAGIDPAATNYDPNAVNKALASPTNKTETAAPLTPVIYGRTDGSTRYRNLLNNSGYDLGSTAKTSIISRRANAGVTFSLSATFNGETVPVQAFITDGESLDRPENTITMTNGEAFKLIDVSSTGISLPTGNTPNQTVVAPDVSNPEDDYFAERILNTIYPSDFGYTHSEALYNSSPNGGQNTQIISNINTGIVRSDGGFRPDPNNPGYYLYDTAQFEPHAVPILATYGVTELSHYFILNGEQSFVLGFVVPIDYGDASESYGLVGHLLQATAAETDFKLGETKDLTKAAGLASRTGNGSPYLGLVAGDPDNHTRITTPWTGDDGTASYYDSASYDEGEAQLTNGGTYAQYKRGSDNYALSVLANLNGANTAYLSAWVDFDNNGTFDENEKASVSVTSSGMATLTFDVDPSVISSDLTNLNVRVRIASVADDIVNPTGLARDGEVEDFQIPISDPDNTPTATDAVSTDIQGATQTGVLTFDTGDDDIAFVSKQLIDPTSGQPTDSTAIFAMKDGVAVGTYTFDSETGTVTFVPNKDFVGTPDPAQVLARDINGKTVTATYTPTVTPVTPTGEDVTSTGLQGATQTGTPVFTAGDPSVPLDDTVPAVFDDGTTSRTVDGVGTYTVAPDGTVTFVPEPSFVGEAPSVTVVRQDSNGTQASATYTPTVTPVTPTGENVTSTGLQGATQTGTPIFTAGDPSVPIVGYQLVDPASGQATASTTLPAMKDGVQVGTYTLDPSTGEVTFVPNPDFVGTPDPIVVEASDANGTTATATYTPTVTPVTPTGENVTSTGLQGATQTGTPVFTAGDPSVPLDDTVPAVFDDGTTSRTVDGVGTYTVAPDGTVTFVPEPSFVGEAPSVTVVRQDANGTPATATYTPTVTPVTPTGENVTSTGLQGATQTGTPVFTAGDPTVPIVGYQLVDPASGQATASTTLPAMKDGVQVGTYTLAPSTGEVTFVPNPDFVGTPDPIVVEASDANGTPATATYTPTVTPVTPTGEDATSTGLQGATQTGTPVFTAGDPSVPLDDTVPATFDDGTTSRTVDGVGTYTVAPDGTVTFVPEPSFVGEAPSVTVVRQDSNGTQASATYTPTVTPVTPTGENATSTGLQGATQTGTPIFTAGDPSVPLDDTVPATFDDGTTEKVVSGVGTYTVTPDGTVTFVPEPSFVGEAPSVTVVRQDSNGTQASATYTPTVTPVTPTGEDVASTGLQGATQTGTPIFTAGDPSVPIVGYQLVDPASGQATASTTLPAMKDGVQVGTYTLEPSTGEVTFVPNPDFVGTPDPIVVEASDANGTPATATYTPTVTPVTPTGEDATSTGLQGATQTGTPVFTAGDPSVPIVGYQLVDPASGQATASTTLPAMKDGVQVGTYTLDPSTGEVTFVPNPDFVGTPDPIVVEASDANGTTATATYTPTVTPVTPTGEDATSTGLQGATQTGTPVFTAGDPSVPLDDTVPAVFDDGTTEKVVSGVGTYTVAPDGTVTFVPEPSFVGEAPSVTVVRQDSNGTQASAAYTPTVTPVTPTGEDVTSTGLQGATQTGTPVFTAGDPSVPLDDTVPAVFDDGTTSRTVDGVGTYTVAPDGTVTFVPEPSFVGEAPSVTVVRQDSNGTQASAAYTPTVTPVTPTGENATSTGLQGATQTGTPIFTAGDPSVPLDDTVPATFDDGTTSRTVDGVGTYTVAPDGTVTFVPEPSFVGEAPSVTVVRQDSNGTQASATYTPTVTPVTPTGENATSTGLQGATQTGTPIFTAGDPSVPIVGYQLVDPVSGQATASTTLPAMKDGVQVGTYTLDPSTGEVTFVPNPDFVGTPDPILVEAVDTNGMTVRAAYSPTVLPVVPEDSDNSSEPLQEPVQTPQGSEPHAEKSAVSLQQSKSISKQSNELPKTGDNANYLAVVGLLLLTTASSLIKPRKKP, encoded by the coding sequence ATGAAATTGGGAAAGTCACAGTCTTTTAACTTGAGCCGGACGAAACAGCGTTTTTCAATTCGGAAAACGCATTTTGGTGCGGCCAGTGTCCTTTTAGGAATGTTTTTATTTTTAGCTGCTCCGCAAACGGCTGTTAGTGCAGATGAAGTATCTGATACAAGCCAAGATGCCGCAGCATCAGTAGTTTCAGATGGTGTCTTGCAGGAAGAGTCGGCAGACGGTCAGGAGCAGTTTTCTGCACTGCCTGAAGAAAGCGCTTTACCTATACCAGAAAATACTGCTGCAGCAGATGCAGACAGCAGTCAGACAGTTAGTGAAGCTGTCCCAGATTCTGCAGCTGCTGAAATAAACAGTGCTGATGCAGGGCAGACAGCCAGTTCAGCTGCTCCAGAAGAGCTTGGTGCAGTGGCTGGTGATAATCTTACCCAAGCGGCTGCAGACGATTCTGCGACTGATATTGATTCTGAAGTGTTTAGTCTTTCAGACCTGCAAAACACTTCAGCAGTCAGTCCGGCTATGTTGACAGCCAATCTCCAGCAAGTTGCTGCAGCTGTTCCAGCATCAGAATTTGCTCCTATTAATGGGATTTATGCTACCCGTTCAGCAGCTGTTGCTGCAGCTTATCAAGATTCTGCAGCCCAGCTGAGAGATGTTCTCTTTTTCCCTGATTGGTCTGGTGCAACGAATTTAGATGCAGACGGCAATCTGCAGGTTGGTACGACTTTAACGGTATCACCTGCTCCGGGATATGAAATTACGATTACGGTAACAAATCTTCAGCCTTTTAATTCAACACAGGAGTACTACAACCGTCTTGTTGCCGCCGGTATTGATCCGGCTGCGACCAACTATGATCCTAATGCTGTTAATAAAGCTTTAGCAAGCCCGACAAATAAAACAGAAACAGCTGCTCCGCTGACACCTGTTATTTACGGAAGAACAGACGGTTCCACTAGATACCGCAATCTTTTGAATAACAGCGGTTATGACTTGGGGTCCACGGCTAAAACAAGTATCATATCAAGGCGGGCTAACGCTGGGGTTACTTTCAGTCTCAGTGCAACTTTTAATGGTGAAACCGTTCCAGTTCAAGCTTTTATTACAGATGGTGAGTCTTTGGACCGGCCAGAAAACACCATTACTATGACCAATGGCGAGGCCTTTAAACTGATAGATGTCTCTTCTACCGGTATAAGTCTTCCGACTGGCAATACGCCAAATCAGACGGTTGTTGCTCCGGATGTTTCAAACCCGGAAGATGATTATTTTGCTGAAAGAATCTTAAATACGATTTACCCGAGCGATTTCGGCTACACCCACTCAGAAGCACTTTATAATTCAAGTCCTAATGGCGGGCAGAATACACAAATCATCAGTAATATCAATACGGGTATTGTCAGATCAGATGGCGGTTTCAGGCCCGATCCTAATAATCCAGGGTACTATCTTTATGACACAGCTCAGTTTGAGCCGCATGCTGTGCCGATTTTAGCAACGTATGGCGTCACTGAGCTGTCGCATTATTTTATTCTAAACGGTGAACAGTCGTTTGTTTTGGGCTTTGTAGTTCCGATTGACTATGGTGATGCCAGTGAATCCTATGGTCTAGTAGGACATCTTTTACAAGCTACAGCTGCTGAGACTGATTTTAAATTAGGAGAAACTAAAGATTTAACTAAGGCTGCCGGTCTGGCTTCAAGGACAGGCAATGGTTCGCCTTATCTTGGTTTGGTAGCTGGAGATCCTGACAATCACACAAGGATTACGACGCCTTGGACAGGTGATGATGGAACAGCGTCTTACTATGACTCTGCTAGTTATGATGAAGGAGAAGCTCAGCTGACAAACGGCGGGACTTACGCTCAGTATAAACGCGGATCTGACAATTATGCACTCAGTGTTCTAGCAAATTTAAACGGTGCAAATACAGCCTACCTATCTGCTTGGGTAGACTTTGACAATAATGGCACCTTCGATGAAAATGAAAAAGCCAGTGTTTCAGTGACTTCAAGCGGTATGGCAACATTGACATTTGATGTTGACCCATCTGTTATATCATCTGATCTTACCAATTTAAATGTTCGTGTGCGGATTGCTTCTGTTGCAGATGATATTGTCAATCCGACTGGTTTGGCACGTGACGGTGAGGTTGAAGATTTCCAAATTCCGATTAGTGATCCGGATAATACACCGACAGCTACTGATGCCGTTTCGACAGATATTCAGGGGGCGACTCAAACAGGGGTACTCACCTTTGATACAGGGGACGACGATATTGCTTTTGTCAGCAAACAACTGATTGATCCAACAAGCGGGCAGCCAACTGACAGTACAGCTATTTTTGCTATGAAAGACGGTGTGGCTGTTGGAACCTATACCTTTGATTCAGAAACAGGAACAGTGACCTTTGTGCCAAATAAAGATTTTGTTGGGACCCCTGATCCAGCACAAGTTTTGGCAAGAGACATAAATGGCAAAACTGTTACGGCCACCTACACGCCAACCGTTACTCCGGTAACACCGACCGGAGAAGATGTCACCTCAACCGGACTTCAGGGAGCTACTCAAACGGGCACACCTGTCTTCACAGCCGGTGATCCAAGTGTGCCGCTTGACGACACAGTTCCAGCTGTTTTTGATGATGGCACAACAAGCCGAACTGTTGATGGTGTTGGCACTTACACAGTGGCTCCAGACGGGACAGTGACCTTCGTACCGGAACCGAGCTTTGTAGGGGAAGCCCCATCAGTAACGGTGGTCCGCCAGGATAGCAACGGTACTCAGGCCAGCGCCACCTACACGCCAACTGTTACTCCAGTAACACCGACCGGTGAGAATGTCACCTCAACTGGCTTGCAAGGTGCCACCCAGACCGGTACCCCAATCTTCACAGCCGGTGATCCAAGTGTGCCAATAGTGGGTTACCAATTGGTTGATCCGGCAAGTGGACAGGCAACGGCTTCAACAACGCTTCCGGCTATGAAAGACGGCGTTCAGGTTGGGACTTATACGCTTGACCCAAGTACGGGAGAGGTCACCTTTGTGCCGAATCCGGACTTTGTGGGCACACCGGATCCGATTGTTGTGGAAGCATCAGACGCTAACGGTACCACAGCAACGGCCACCTACACGCCAACTGTTACTCCGGTAACACCGACCGGTGAGAATGTCACCTCAACTGGCTTGCAGGGTGCCACTCAAACGGGCACACCTGTCTTCACAGCCGGTGATCCAAGTGTGCCGCTTGACGACACAGTTCCAGCTGTTTTTGATGATGGGACAACAAGCCGAACTGTTGATGGTGTTGGCACTTACACAGTGGCTCCAGACGGGACAGTGACCTTCGTACCGGAACCGAGCTTTGTAGGGGAAGCCCCATCAGTAACGGTGGTCCGTCAGGATGCCAACGGTACACCAGCAACAGCCACTTACACGCCAACTGTCACTCCGGTAACACCGACCGGTGAGAATGTCACCTCAACTGGCCTGCAGGGAGCTACCCAAACTGGCACACCTGTCTTCACAGCTGGTGATCCGACTGTGCCAATAGTGGGTTACCAATTGGTTGATCCAGCAAGTGGACAGGCAACGGCTTCAACAACGCTTCCGGCTATGAAAGATGGTGTTCAGGTTGGGACTTATACACTTGCTCCAAGTACGGGAGAGGTCACCTTTGTGCCGAATCCGGACTTTGTGGGCACACCGGATCCGATTGTTGTGGAAGCATCAGATGCCAACGGTACACCAGCAACAGCCACCTACACGCCAACCGTTACTCCGGTAACCCCAACCGGAGAAGATGCCACCTCAACTGGCCTGCAGGGAGCTACCCAAACTGGCACACCTGTCTTCACAGCCGGTGATCCAAGTGTGCCGCTTGACGACACAGTTCCAGCCACCTTTGATGATGGGACAACAAGCCGAACTGTTGATGGTGTTGGCACTTACACAGTGGCTCCAGACGGGACAGTGACCTTCGTACCGGAACCGAGCTTTGTAGGGGAAGCCCCATCAGTAACGGTGGTCCGCCAGGATAGCAACGGTACTCAGGCCAGCGCCACCTACACGCCAACTGTTACTCCGGTAACACCGACCGGTGAGAATGCCACCTCAACTGGCTTGCAAGGTGCCACCCAGACCGGTACCCCAATCTTCACAGCCGGTGATCCAAGTGTGCCGCTTGATGACACAGTTCCAGCCACCTTTGATGATGGCACAACAGAAAAAGTGGTTTCTGGTGTTGGCACTTACACAGTGACTCCAGACGGGACAGTGACCTTCGTACCGGAACCGAGCTTTGTAGGGGAAGCCCCATCAGTAACGGTGGTCCGTCAAGATAGCAACGGTACTCAGGCCAGCGCCACCTACACGCCAACTGTTACTCCGGTAACACCGACCGGAGAAGATGTCGCCTCAACTGGCTTGCAAGGTGCCACCCAAACGGGCACGCCAATCTTCACAGCCGGCGATCCAAGTGTGCCAATAGTGGGTTACCAATTGGTTGATCCAGCAAGTGGACAGGCAACGGCTTCAACAACGCTTCCAGCTATGAAAGATGGTGTTCAGGTTGGGACATATACACTTGAACCAAGTACGGGAGAGGTCACCTTTGTGCCGAATCCGGACTTTGTGGGCACACCGGATCCAATTGTTGTGGAAGCATCAGATGCCAACGGTACACCAGCAACGGCCACCTACACGCCAACTGTTACTCCGGTAACCCCAACCGGAGAAGATGCCACCTCAACTGGCCTGCAGGGAGCTACCCAAACGGGCACACCTGTCTTCACAGCCGGTGATCCAAGTGTGCCAATAGTGGGTTACCAATTGGTTGATCCGGCAAGTGGACAGGCAACGGCTTCAACAACGCTTCCGGCTATGAAAGACGGCGTTCAGGTTGGGACTTATACGCTTGACCCAAGTACGGGAGAGGTCACCTTTGTGCCGAATCCGGACTTTGTGGGCACACCGGATCCGATTGTTGTGGAAGCATCAGACGCTAACGGTACCACAGCAACAGCCACCTACACGCCAACTGTTACTCCGGTAACACCGACCGGAGAAGATGCCACCTCAACTGGCCTGCAGGGAGCTACCCAAACCGGCACACCTGTCTTCACAGCCGGCGATCCAAGTGTGCCGCTTGATGACACAGTTCCAGCTGTCTTTGATGATGGGACAACAGAAAAAGTGGTTTCTGGTGTTGGCACTTACACAGTGGCTCCAGACGGGACAGTGACCTTCGTACCGGAACCAAGCTTTGTAGGGGAAGCCCCATCAGTAACGGTGGTCCGTCAGGATAGCAACGGTACTCAGGCCAGCGCCGCCTACACGCCAACTGTTACTCCGGTAACACCGACCGGAGAAGATGTCACCTCAACCGGACTTCAGGGAGCTACTCAAACGGGCACACCTGTCTTCACAGCCGGTGATCCAAGTGTGCCGCTTGACGACACAGTTCCAGCTGTTTTTGATGATGGCACAACAAGCCGAACTGTTGATGGTGTTGGCACTTACACAGTGGCTCCAGACGGGACAGTGACCTTCGTACCGGAACCGAGCTTTGTAGGGGAAGCCCCATCAGTAACGGTGGTCCGTCAGGATAGCAACGGTACTCAGGCCAGCGCCGCCTACACGCCAACTGTTACTCCGGTAACACCGACCGGTGAGAATGCCACCTCAACTGGCCTGCAGGGAGCTACCCAAACGGGCACCCCAATCTTCACAGCCGGCGATCCAAGTGTGCCGCTTGATGACACAGTTCCAGCCACCTTTGATGATGGGACAACAAGCCGAACTGTTGATGGTGTTGGCACTTACACAGTGGCTCCAGACGGGACAGTGACCTTCGTACCGGAACCGAGCTTTGTAGGGGAAGCCCCATCAGTAACGGTGGTCCGCCAGGATAGCAACGGTACTCAGGCCAGCGCCACCTACACGCCAACTGTTACTCCGGTAACACCGACCGGTGAGAATGCCACCTCAACTGGCTTGCAAGGTGCCACCCAGACCGGTACCCCAATCTTCACAGCCGGTGATCCAAGTGTGCCAATAGTGGGATACCAATTGGTTGACCCAGTAAGTGGACAAGCGACGGCTTCAACAACGCTTCCGGCTATGAAAGACGGCGTTCAGGTTGGGACTTATACGCTTGACCCAAGTACGGGAGAGGTCACCTTTGTGCCGAATCCGGACTTTGTGGGGACACCGGATCCAATTCTTGTGGAAGCGGTAGATACTAATGGCATGACTGTTCGGGCTGCTTATAGTCCGACAGTACTACCAGTGGTACCAGAAGACAGTGACAACAGCTCAGAACCACTTCAAGAGCCAGTGCAGACCCCACAAGGTTCAGAGCCTCATGCAGAAAAATCAGCTGTTTCACTCCAACAAAGTAAGTCTATCTCAAAACAATCAAATGAGCTTCCAAAAACAGGAGATAATGCTAATTATTTAGCTGTCGTTGGTCTCCTCCTGCTCACTACAGCTTCAAGTCTGATTAAACCTCGTAAGAAGCCGTAA
- a CDS encoding amino acid ABC transporter ATP-binding protein: MLEVKKLSKSFGQKKVLDEISLTVDQGDVVVVLGPSGSGKTTFLRCLNHLEKADSGQLNLAGQEYNLAKLSRKEILNIRKKTAFVFQHYNLFANKTAVENILEGLVIARHIPKSEAQKTAEEALDKVGLLDYRDYYPSQLSGGQQQRIGIARAIAVKPEVILFDEPTSALDPELIGDVLAVMKQLANDGITMIVVTHEMSFARDVANHILFLDDGQIIEEGHPDQFFLHPKKERTKQFLTRIIPDLNNDPVI; encoded by the coding sequence ATGTTAGAAGTAAAAAAATTGTCCAAAAGTTTTGGGCAGAAAAAAGTGCTTGATGAAATCAGTTTGACAGTTGATCAAGGCGATGTTGTTGTAGTTCTCGGCCCCAGCGGATCAGGGAAAACAACTTTTTTAAGATGCTTAAATCACTTGGAAAAAGCTGACAGCGGTCAGCTGAATTTAGCTGGACAGGAGTACAATTTAGCTAAATTAAGCCGTAAAGAAATTCTCAATATCAGGAAGAAGACAGCATTTGTTTTCCAGCATTATAACCTTTTTGCTAATAAGACGGCTGTGGAAAATATTTTGGAAGGTTTAGTCATTGCCAGACACATTCCCAAAAGTGAAGCGCAAAAGACTGCTGAAGAAGCTTTGGATAAGGTAGGATTGCTAGATTATCGGGATTATTATCCCAGCCAGCTTTCAGGAGGCCAGCAGCAGCGCATTGGCATAGCTCGGGCGATTGCTGTAAAACCCGAAGTCATTTTATTTGATGAACCAACTTCAGCTCTTGATCCGGAATTGATTGGGGATGTCTTAGCCGTTATGAAGCAACTGGCAAATGATGGTATCACAATGATTGTTGTGACCCATGAAATGTCTTTTGCACGCGATGTCGCCAATCATATTCTTTTTTTAGATGATGGTCAGATTATTGAGGAAGGCCACCCCGATCAATTCTTTCTTCATCCTAAAAAAGAGCGGACGAAGCAGTTTCTGACACGAATTATTCCTGATTTAAACAATGATCCGGTTATTTAA